A genomic stretch from uncultured Pseudodesulfovibrio sp. includes:
- a CDS encoding NmrA family NAD(P)-binding protein, whose product MSKIFIAGGAGLLGTALITSLDGKAEVVAGVHSQENGEALSKAGIEVRVCEFADMDSMAQAMTGCDRMFLSIPLQEKLTRYGHLAVEAAKRAGVEYIVRSSGYAASSDAHWRLGREHGMVDQFVEDSKLTYTVLRPNSFMQNFVGPYAEMVKAGVIALPEENAAVSYIDVRDIADCAARLLLDNTGFENSFYALTGPEGLTLSQVAEKIAAASEREVVYAPADEEAFIAALQSKGVPQWNIDMLVSLTRVVKLGMAGNVTKAVEYLTGTAARTFDDFVVENAAAWN is encoded by the coding sequence ATGAGCAAGATTTTCATCGCAGGTGGCGCCGGACTCCTTGGAACAGCCTTGATAACATCGCTCGACGGCAAGGCCGAAGTGGTCGCTGGCGTTCATTCGCAGGAAAACGGGGAAGCGTTATCCAAAGCGGGTATTGAGGTTCGTGTCTGTGAATTTGCCGATATGGATTCCATGGCGCAGGCCATGACCGGATGCGATCGCATGTTCCTATCCATCCCTTTGCAGGAAAAGTTGACCCGGTATGGTCATCTGGCAGTGGAAGCAGCCAAGAGGGCTGGTGTTGAGTACATAGTGCGTTCGTCCGGGTACGCTGCATCCTCGGACGCCCACTGGCGGCTTGGCCGGGAACACGGCATGGTCGACCAGTTCGTGGAAGACTCCAAACTCACGTATACCGTGCTTCGTCCCAATTCTTTCATGCAGAATTTTGTCGGTCCTTATGCCGAGATGGTCAAAGCGGGCGTTATCGCCCTGCCCGAAGAAAACGCTGCTGTCAGCTACATCGATGTGCGCGATATCGCAGATTGTGCGGCTCGGTTGCTGCTGGATAACACGGGCTTCGAGAACAGTTTCTACGCCCTGACCGGTCCCGAGGGGCTGACTTTGTCGCAGGTGGCAGAGAAGATTGCAGCTGCCAGCGAACGAGAGGTTGTGTATGCCCCGGCGGATGAAGAAGCCTTTATCGCCGCCTTGCAGAGTAAAGGTGTGCCGCAGTGGAATATAGACATGCTGGTCAGCCTGACTCGTGTGGTCAAGCTCGGCATGGCTGGCAATGTGACCAAGGCCGTGGAATACCTGACCGGCACAGCCGCACGGACGTTCGATGATTTCGTTGTTGAGAACGCCGCAGCCTGGAACTAG
- a CDS encoding hydantoinase/oxoprolinase family protein, whose protein sequence is MLLGIDVGGTHTDAVAMDMSQGAKVVASCKVPTRHEDLLSSVTEALETIVASIGKASVSQLNLSTTLSTNVIVQGKTEDVGVIVSSGPGIDPHNFMPCKDFHVIDGSIDHRGNEVRALSNRQLSEAIDSCRDNGVRVFACVSKFSTRNPRHENFIRRMVCNCKDVESCDHADFVTLGHQLGGALNFPRRVATAYFNCAVWRIYNDFATAVEKALGDMGLNHVRVNILKADGGTMPLSQSRTMPVQSIFSGPAASVMGIIALTDIFHDSVILDIGGTTTDIAVFADGAPLIEREGISIGSHPTLVTALKVHSIGVGGDSAISIVGDEVRVGPNRLGPSVCMGGKQVTLTDALNCAGIAKVGDIAASKKAMDAYANQHSIPTDILAEKAVAHAADAIYSATRGLIDEINSKPVYTIHELLEAKKVVPKKIYLMGGPAEAMKNEMFQRFQLSTEVPENYDVANAIGAALTRTTWELELFADTQRHVMFIPTLSYRENVPSSYDQADAEKDAVNQLSMQLDSMGVFLQPEDAQITHTSSFNMVEGYDQVGKNIRVKCQVRPGVVKTLAGRK, encoded by the coding sequence ATGCTGTTAGGAATCGACGTCGGCGGTACCCATACCGATGCAGTGGCCATGGACATGAGCCAGGGAGCGAAGGTCGTCGCCTCCTGCAAAGTACCTACCCGTCATGAGGATCTCTTGTCCTCGGTCACGGAAGCTCTGGAGACAATCGTCGCGAGTATAGGCAAAGCGTCGGTGTCACAACTCAACCTGTCCACGACCCTCTCCACCAACGTCATTGTCCAGGGCAAGACCGAAGACGTAGGCGTTATTGTTTCCTCCGGCCCCGGTATCGACCCGCACAACTTCATGCCGTGCAAGGATTTCCACGTCATCGACGGGTCCATTGACCATCGCGGCAACGAAGTACGCGCCCTGTCCAATCGGCAGTTGTCGGAGGCGATCGATTCGTGCCGTGACAATGGGGTCCGAGTGTTTGCCTGCGTGAGCAAATTCTCCACCCGCAATCCACGCCATGAAAACTTCATCCGCCGCATGGTCTGCAACTGCAAGGACGTCGAAAGCTGTGACCATGCAGATTTCGTCACGCTCGGACACCAGCTCGGCGGCGCACTCAACTTTCCACGCCGGGTTGCCACCGCCTATTTTAACTGCGCCGTCTGGCGGATTTACAACGATTTCGCTACTGCCGTTGAAAAAGCTCTGGGCGACATGGGGCTCAACCACGTCAGAGTGAATATTCTCAAAGCCGACGGCGGCACCATGCCCCTGAGCCAATCTCGCACCATGCCGGTGCAGTCCATTTTTTCAGGCCCAGCGGCCTCAGTCATGGGCATCATCGCTCTGACCGACATTTTTCACGACTCGGTGATTCTCGACATCGGCGGCACCACCACAGACATCGCCGTCTTTGCCGACGGCGCACCGCTTATCGAACGGGAAGGCATTTCCATCGGTTCCCACCCCACGCTCGTCACGGCTCTCAAAGTCCACTCCATTGGCGTCGGCGGAGATTCGGCCATATCGATCGTCGGTGATGAAGTCCGTGTCGGCCCGAATCGCCTCGGACCATCCGTATGCATGGGCGGCAAACAGGTCACATTGACCGATGCACTCAACTGCGCGGGCATCGCAAAAGTCGGCGATATCGCGGCCTCGAAAAAGGCCATGGACGCATACGCTAACCAACATTCCATACCCACTGACATCCTGGCTGAGAAAGCAGTGGCCCATGCTGCCGATGCCATTTATTCAGCAACTCGCGGACTGATCGACGAAATTAACTCCAAGCCGGTTTATACCATCCATGAATTGCTGGAAGCCAAGAAGGTCGTGCCCAAAAAGATTTATCTTATGGGAGGCCCGGCTGAGGCCATGAAAAACGAAATGTTCCAGCGGTTCCAGCTTTCCACTGAAGTGCCGGAAAACTATGATGTTGCCAACGCCATTGGCGCGGCCCTCACCCGGACAACCTGGGAACTGGAGCTCTTTGCGGACACCCAACGGCATGTCATGTTCATACCGACCTTATCTTACCGCGAGAACGTGCCCAGCAGTTACGACCAGGCGGATGCTGAAAAGGACGCGGTCAATCAATTGTCCATGCAGCTTGATTCCATGGGTGTTTTTCTTCAGCCGGAAGATGCGCAGATCACCCACACCTCAAGTTTCAACATGGTCGAAGGATATGACCAGGTGGGCAAGAATATCCGCGTGAAATGTCAAGTCAGACCCGGTGTGGTCAAGACCCTCGCAGGGAGGAAATAG
- a CDS encoding histone deacetylase, whose amino-acid sequence MLKANNRLGIIFFPAFDWAISPTHPERQERLLYTQDQLREEGIFDIEGVREYKPDVATIEDVERVHFCFPEVASVTTRSHLISAGGAMKAADLVMEGERDCAFAMVRPPGHHAMKVVHGSRGFCTINIEAVMIEHIREKYGRKKIAIIDTDCHHGDGTQDVYWHDPDTLFISIHQDGRTLYPGSGFPQELGGPNAMGKTLNIPLPPNTSDEGFLMAMERIVMPILDDFKPDLIINSAGQDNHFSDPITNMNFSAKGYATLNEMLKPDIAVLEGGYSIQGALPYINLGICLAMAGVDYSHVKEPNYNPDMIAQDPRTTAYIEKLCDQLPELYFNPPAFNAKKDGKQGMLSGDTFIRHKQIYYDTDGINEVQQETVTVCDSCRGLYKVETRADSGPLCLGVEVPIDACPACRSKGYQIVEEAQLKGTYRYMQMINRLDKEYLRYGF is encoded by the coding sequence ATGCTCAAAGCAAACAATCGTCTCGGCATCATCTTTTTTCCAGCATTCGACTGGGCCATTTCCCCCACCCACCCGGAACGGCAGGAGCGACTGCTCTACACGCAGGACCAACTGCGCGAGGAAGGCATCTTCGACATCGAAGGAGTACGCGAATACAAGCCGGATGTAGCAACCATTGAAGACGTGGAGCGAGTACACTTCTGTTTCCCTGAAGTTGCAAGCGTCACAACCCGGTCACACCTCATTTCCGCAGGTGGAGCCATGAAGGCCGCGGATCTGGTCATGGAGGGCGAGCGGGACTGCGCATTCGCCATGGTGCGACCTCCGGGACACCACGCCATGAAGGTTGTGCACGGCTCTCGCGGGTTCTGCACCATCAACATCGAAGCGGTGATGATCGAGCATATCCGTGAGAAATATGGTCGCAAAAAAATTGCTATCATCGACACGGACTGCCATCACGGAGACGGCACGCAGGACGTATACTGGCACGACCCAGACACCCTGTTCATCTCCATTCATCAGGACGGACGCACCCTGTATCCCGGCTCAGGCTTTCCGCAGGAACTCGGTGGCCCCAACGCCATGGGCAAGACGCTCAACATTCCGCTTCCGCCTAATACCTCGGACGAAGGGTTTCTCATGGCCATGGAACGGATCGTCATGCCTATTCTCGACGACTTCAAACCCGATCTGATTATCAACTCAGCCGGACAGGACAACCATTTCAGCGACCCTATCACCAACATGAATTTCTCGGCCAAGGGGTATGCAACCCTCAACGAAATGCTCAAGCCGGACATCGCAGTGTTGGAAGGCGGCTATTCCATTCAGGGAGCCCTGCCCTATATCAACCTCGGCATATGCCTTGCCATGGCCGGAGTGGATTACTCCCACGTCAAGGAACCCAACTATAATCCCGACATGATCGCACAGGACCCGAGGACCACGGCCTACATAGAAAAGCTGTGCGACCAATTACCTGAGCTCTATTTCAACCCTCCGGCTTTCAATGCAAAGAAGGACGGGAAACAAGGCATGCTTTCCGGCGACACTTTCATCCGCCACAAACAGATTTATTATGACACCGACGGCATCAATGAGGTGCAGCAGGAGACAGTCACGGTCTGTGATTCATGCCGAGGCCTCTACAAAGTTGAAACCCGTGCCGACTCCGGGCCACTCTGTCTCGGGGTGGAAGTACCGATTGATGCCTGTCCTGCCTGCCGAAGCAAGGGTTATCAAATTGTCGAAGAAGCCCAGTTGAAAGGGACATACAGGTATATGCAGATGATAAACAGGCTGGATAAGGAATATCTCAGATACGGTTTCTGA
- the sppA gene encoding signal peptide peptidase SppA, which yields MEETKTRFSQRHPLLFGVLMIILAVALISGAMAFFRSMGWTPGSLSMSGDKIGVVHVEGMILDSTDVVSWIHSLEKDKSIKGVLLRVNSPGGAIAPSQEIYQAVTELNGVKPVVASYGSVAASGGYYASVPSRLIFANPGSITASIGVMAEFVTVTEAMEKLGIKPEVLTTGKYKAAGTPMRELSYEQREQMQGLMMDLHEQFVDDVAAARTMDRARVAAVADGRAVSGRQALALGLIDQLGSMSQAVDKLKELCGIEGEAVLVQGPVEDVPFIREILGAIQFDISSSIPQGWSFSYK from the coding sequence ATGGAAGAGACCAAAACTCGTTTCTCCCAACGCCACCCCCTTCTTTTTGGGGTGTTGATGATCATATTGGCCGTGGCCCTCATATCGGGGGCCATGGCCTTTTTCCGTTCCATGGGATGGACTCCCGGCTCACTGTCCATGTCCGGCGACAAGATCGGCGTGGTGCATGTGGAGGGTATGATCCTTGATTCCACGGATGTGGTTTCCTGGATTCATTCTCTTGAAAAAGACAAATCCATCAAGGGTGTGCTGTTGCGCGTGAATTCGCCCGGCGGTGCCATTGCTCCGTCTCAGGAAATATATCAGGCCGTGACCGAGCTGAACGGGGTCAAACCCGTGGTCGCTTCATATGGCTCTGTGGCTGCATCCGGCGGCTATTATGCTTCAGTTCCTTCTCGATTGATTTTTGCCAACCCCGGCTCCATCACTGCATCCATCGGCGTCATGGCCGAGTTCGTGACCGTAACCGAGGCTATGGAAAAGCTTGGCATCAAGCCCGAAGTGCTCACTACCGGCAAATATAAGGCTGCCGGGACGCCCATGCGTGAGCTTTCCTACGAACAGCGTGAACAGATGCAGGGATTGATGATGGATCTGCATGAGCAGTTCGTGGACGATGTTGCTGCGGCCCGGACCATGGATCGCGCACGGGTTGCGGCTGTTGCCGATGGCCGCGCTGTGTCAGGGCGACAGGCACTGGCTCTCGGACTTATCGACCAACTGGGCAGCATGTCCCAGGCCGTGGACAAGCTCAAGGAGCTGTGCGGGATTGAAGGCGAGGCTGTTCTCGTTCAAGGCCCAGTCGAGGATGTTCCGTTTATCCGGGAGATTCTTGGTGCGATTCAGTTTGATATTTCTTCGAGTATCCCGCAAGGGTGGTCCTTTTCTTACAAATAG
- a CDS encoding 30S ribosomal protein S1 gives MEKTTESVEVPEMDMEMNFADALDEYLNSDFGDLDEGTIVSGEVVKVDKDYVLVDVNFKSEGQIPVSEFTEADGTVTIKVGEKVDVFVARKNEAEGTIYLSRDKAKRMQLFDKLEELQEKDGEVVGRIIRRIKGGYTVDLGGVEAFLPGSHVDLRPVPDMDALVNQEFDFKILKINRRRSNVIVSRRVLLEEHRSEQRDKLLGTLEEGQVVEGKVKNITEYGVFIDLGGLDGLLHITDMSWKRIKHPKEMVNLGDDLELKILNFDREGQKVSLGLKQLVPDPWENIAGKYPEDSRFNGTITNLADYGAFVELENGVEGLVHISEMSWTRKLRHPSQMVKVGDEVEVIVLGVDPDKKRISLGMKQISPNPWDVVAEKYPEGTVLEGAIKNITEFGVFIGIEEGIDGLIHVSDISWTKKIRHPSEVYKSGDSVQAKVLTVDKENEKFTLGVKQLTEDPWSQVPAKYPVGQKVNGTVTNITDFGLFVEVEEGIEGLVHVSEISRKKIKSPSEMFKEGDIIEAKVIHVSADERRLGLSIKQTTEEPARSASGGKSKSFGGGGIDAGSTLGDLLREKLEEAAGEIPMDEPEAVVEEVVEAAPEAPVEEAVETEAPAEEAAAEEEAK, from the coding sequence ATGGAAAAAACTACTGAATCTGTTGAAGTCCCCGAAATGGACATGGAAATGAATTTTGCTGATGCTCTTGATGAGTATCTCAATTCCGATTTCGGTGATTTGGACGAAGGCACCATCGTTTCTGGTGAAGTCGTCAAGGTTGACAAGGACTACGTGCTTGTTGACGTGAATTTCAAGTCCGAAGGACAAATTCCCGTTTCCGAATTCACCGAAGCTGATGGCACCGTGACCATCAAGGTCGGTGAAAAGGTCGACGTTTTCGTCGCCCGTAAGAATGAAGCCGAAGGCACCATCTACTTGTCCCGTGACAAGGCCAAGCGGATGCAGCTTTTTGATAAACTGGAAGAACTCCAGGAAAAGGACGGCGAAGTCGTCGGCCGCATCATCCGTCGCATCAAGGGCGGTTACACCGTCGATCTGGGCGGTGTTGAAGCATTTCTGCCCGGTTCTCACGTTGACCTGCGTCCGGTCCCCGACATGGATGCCCTGGTCAACCAGGAATTCGATTTCAAAATTCTCAAGATCAACCGTCGCCGCAGCAACGTTATCGTTTCTCGCCGCGTACTGCTCGAAGAGCACCGCTCCGAACAGCGCGACAAGCTGCTCGGCACCCTCGAAGAGGGCCAGGTTGTGGAAGGAAAGGTCAAGAACATCACCGAATACGGCGTGTTCATCGACCTCGGCGGTCTCGACGGCCTGCTCCACATCACCGACATGTCCTGGAAGCGCATCAAGCATCCCAAGGAAATGGTCAATCTGGGCGACGATCTCGAACTGAAGATCCTCAACTTCGACCGTGAAGGTCAGAAGGTCTCTCTCGGACTCAAGCAGCTTGTGCCTGATCCGTGGGAAAATATTGCTGGAAAGTACCCCGAGGATTCCCGCTTCAACGGCACCATCACCAACCTCGCCGACTACGGCGCATTTGTTGAGCTGGAGAACGGTGTTGAAGGTCTGGTTCACATCTCCGAGATGTCCTGGACCCGCAAGCTCCGTCACCCCTCCCAGATGGTCAAGGTCGGCGACGAAGTCGAAGTCATCGTACTCGGCGTGGACCCCGACAAGAAGCGTATCTCTCTGGGCATGAAGCAGATCTCCCCGAACCCGTGGGATGTTGTTGCTGAGAAGTACCCTGAGGGCACCGTCCTTGAGGGCGCTATCAAGAACATCACCGAATTTGGCGTGTTCATTGGTATCGAAGAAGGCATTGACGGCCTGATCCACGTGTCCGACATCTCCTGGACCAAGAAAATCCGTCACCCTTCGGAAGTCTACAAGTCCGGCGATTCCGTCCAGGCCAAAGTCCTTACCGTGGACAAGGAGAACGAGAAGTTCACCTTGGGTGTAAAGCAGCTGACCGAAGACCCCTGGTCTCAGGTTCCTGCCAAGTACCCCGTGGGCCAGAAGGTCAACGGCACCGTCACCAACATCACCGACTTTGGTCTGTTTGTTGAGGTTGAGGAAGGTATTGAAGGTCTGGTTCACGTTTCCGAAATCAGCCGCAAGAAGATCAAGTCCCCCTCCGAGATGTTCAAGGAAGGCGACATTATTGAAGCTAAGGTTATCCATGTTTCCGCTGATGAGCGCCGTCTCGGCCTGTCCATCAAGCAGACCACGGAAGAACCTGCACGCTCCGCTAGCGGCGGCAAGTCCAAGTCCTTTGGCGGCGGCGGCATTGATGCTGGCTCCACTCTGGGCGACCTGCTCCGCGAGAAGCTGGAAGAAGCAGCTGGTGAAATCCCCATGGATGAGCCTGAAGCCGTTGTCGAGGAAGTGGTAGAAGCCGCTCCTGAAGCTCCGGTTGAAGAAGCTGTTGAGACTGAAGCTCCGGCTGAAGAAGCCGCTGCTGAAGAAGAAGCAAAGTAA
- a CDS encoding LysM peptidoglycan-binding domain-containing protein — protein MKVFKYGYLLAMALLVAGFASGCTATKSPQVTEPMEEVVSESQVPDDAEALEPEIIATPDEAEEHLSQTEQAVLNQRFGLLFDLEQHDSKDVELFFTFYTHKARKTMVRWLERSQPYLPHVRRVFTQYGLPQDLVLLPFVESGYNVRAYSWAGAGGMWQFMRGTGRLYGLQSDWWIDERRDPYKATDAAARHLRDLYDKFGDWYLALAAYNAGEGKISRALKQAKCETFFELTERNRKLSRRTRLKKETKQYVPKFIAISKVFQNLDTLGFKPVSWDMEEEVVPVKVPGGTDLLALAREGGMTWNEFHKYNPAFRRQVSPPNMEATAYLPVAKADTMMAYLADPDSRPYAGYSRYRIRSGDSWWRISNRYGVPINVLKSVNNTRSNTLRPGQYVMVPASGSSKAVTASASSSSSKTRAIASKRGNYVVRSGDTLWSISQSFGTTVNTLKRSNGLRSSSLKVGQKLYIPNSSNAATKQAVKDAGKVKTQMVNYKVRRGDNLTTISRKFGVKVADLRRWNSLNSRGTIYAGQRLKVYVQ, from the coding sequence TTGAAAGTTTTCAAATATGGATATTTGCTCGCGATGGCATTGCTTGTTGCGGGTTTTGCGTCTGGGTGTACGGCTACCAAGTCTCCCCAGGTCACTGAGCCTATGGAAGAAGTGGTTTCCGAAAGTCAGGTCCCGGATGATGCCGAGGCTTTGGAACCGGAAATCATTGCCACCCCTGATGAAGCGGAAGAGCATTTGAGCCAGACTGAACAGGCTGTGCTCAATCAGCGCTTCGGATTGCTGTTCGACCTTGAACAGCATGATTCCAAAGACGTGGAGTTGTTTTTCACGTTCTACACCCATAAGGCCCGCAAGACGATGGTCCGCTGGCTGGAACGGTCCCAACCGTATCTGCCTCACGTGCGCCGTGTCTTTACCCAGTACGGTCTGCCGCAGGATCTGGTCCTGCTCCCGTTTGTGGAATCCGGTTACAATGTCCGTGCCTATTCATGGGCCGGAGCCGGTGGCATGTGGCAATTCATGCGTGGGACAGGCCGACTCTACGGTCTCCAGTCGGACTGGTGGATTGATGAACGCCGTGACCCGTACAAGGCTACGGACGCTGCTGCCCGCCATCTGCGCGATCTCTATGACAAATTCGGTGACTGGTATCTGGCTCTGGCCGCATACAATGCCGGAGAAGGCAAGATTTCCCGTGCACTGAAACAGGCGAAGTGCGAGACGTTCTTTGAATTGACAGAGCGCAATCGCAAGTTATCCCGTCGTACTCGTCTGAAAAAAGAAACCAAGCAATACGTTCCCAAATTTATTGCCATTTCCAAGGTCTTCCAGAACCTCGATACGCTGGGCTTTAAGCCTGTCTCCTGGGACATGGAAGAGGAAGTCGTGCCTGTCAAAGTGCCGGGCGGTACCGATCTGCTTGCCCTGGCCCGTGAAGGCGGCATGACGTGGAATGAATTTCATAAGTACAACCCGGCGTTTAGGCGTCAGGTCAGTCCTCCGAATATGGAGGCCACTGCCTATCTGCCCGTGGCCAAAGCGGACACGATGATGGCCTATCTGGCAGATCCGGACTCCCGTCCCTATGCCGGATACAGCCGCTATCGCATTCGTTCTGGGGATTCCTGGTGGCGAATTTCCAATCGGTATGGTGTGCCCATCAACGTGCTCAAGAGTGTGAACAACACTCGTTCAAATACACTGCGCCCCGGTCAGTATGTCATGGTCCCGGCCAGTGGCTCGAGCAAGGCAGTGACCGCATCTGCGTCGTCCTCGTCGTCAAAAACAAGGGCCATAGCGTCAAAACGGGGGAATTATGTTGTCCGTTCAGGCGATACCCTGTGGTCCATTTCCCAGTCTTTTGGCACCACGGTGAATACGCTCAAACGGTCTAACGGGTTGCGCTCCAGCTCTCTCAAGGTCGGTCAGAAGCTCTATATCCCGAACAGCTCCAACGCTGCCACCAAACAGGCTGTTAAAGACGCTGGCAAGGTAAAAACCCAGATGGTGAACTACAAGGTGCGTCGTGGCGACAACCTGACCACCATCTCCCGAAAGTTCGGTGTCAAGGTCGCGGACCTTCGCCGTTGGAATTCCCTGAATTCCCGGGGTACGATCTACGCAGGGCAGCGCCTCAAGGTCTACGTCCAATAA
- a CDS encoding RNA methyltransferase yields MQNNDRDKKDGKIYVVGNKPVRELLMDNPRKVDFVAFRKGRRDQAVEEIIELCRKQNVPHKSVSAQDLDYMYRGNHQGIAARCAALDYTPLEQLLEDAMDAPLPLIVALDQVQDTGNVGVLARTIHALGGAGLIVCQHHGAYLGAGALRSSAGALNKLPVAKVGNLANAMKDCVNYDYTLYAARMTSDSVNVYTAELETPAVLVLGNEEKGIRPGVSKFCHHSLHVPFLREFDSLNVAQAGAIIVSEFARRLG; encoded by the coding sequence ATGCAAAATAATGACCGGGACAAAAAAGACGGGAAAATCTACGTGGTTGGCAACAAGCCGGTCAGAGAACTCCTTATGGACAACCCGCGCAAAGTGGACTTCGTCGCCTTCCGAAAAGGACGACGTGATCAAGCTGTGGAAGAAATAATCGAGCTGTGCCGCAAACAAAATGTTCCGCACAAATCAGTCTCCGCCCAGGATCTCGACTACATGTATCGTGGAAATCATCAAGGAATCGCTGCCCGATGTGCCGCCCTTGATTACACTCCGCTCGAACAGCTTCTCGAAGACGCCATGGACGCTCCCCTGCCGCTCATCGTGGCGCTGGACCAGGTGCAGGACACCGGCAATGTCGGCGTACTCGCACGAACCATCCACGCGCTTGGCGGAGCTGGACTCATCGTCTGTCAGCATCATGGCGCCTATCTTGGAGCCGGAGCACTCCGCTCTTCCGCAGGCGCACTCAACAAGCTCCCTGTGGCTAAAGTCGGCAATCTCGCAAACGCCATGAAGGATTGCGTCAACTACGACTATACGCTGTATGCCGCGCGCATGACCTCGGACTCAGTCAATGTCTACACCGCAGAGCTTGAAACGCCTGCCGTACTTGTGCTCGGCAATGAAGAAAAAGGCATCCGTCCGGGCGTCTCCAAATTCTGCCATCACAGCCTGCACGTGCCCTTTCTCAGAGAATTCGACTCCCTGAACGTGGCGCAGGCCGGGGCCATCATCGTCTCCGAATTCGCCCGTCGATTGGGATAG
- a CDS encoding thermonuclease family protein produces the protein MNSRNLLLLLLLLTFFPSQAAALDVQFLRIIDGDSLVVVSGGDSVEVRLIGVDAPEKRQEYSNKAKVFSLKFCHGKRLKLVFDKEKKDHYGRTLAYVYADGEMLNKAIVKAGLALAIKVKPNTRYYAHLKEVEDEARKAKRGFWLFGGLKQTPAQWRRSHK, from the coding sequence ATGAATTCCCGCAACCTCCTTCTTCTGCTTCTCCTGTTGACCTTTTTCCCGAGCCAGGCAGCAGCACTTGATGTCCAATTCCTTCGTATTATAGACGGCGACTCTTTGGTGGTCGTTTCTGGTGGTGACTCCGTCGAGGTCCGGCTCATCGGTGTGGATGCCCCGGAAAAGCGGCAGGAGTACAGCAATAAGGCCAAGGTCTTTTCTTTGAAATTCTGCCATGGCAAGCGTCTCAAACTGGTATTCGATAAAGAGAAAAAAGATCACTATGGTAGAACTCTTGCCTATGTTTATGCCGATGGCGAGATGCTCAATAAAGCCATAGTCAAGGCCGGTCTGGCCCTCGCCATAAAGGTCAAGCCCAACACCAGATATTATGCTCATCTAAAAGAAGTCGAGGACGAAGCCAGAAAAGCGAAACGAGGGTTTTGGCTGTTCGGCGGTTTAAAACAGACGCCCGCTCAATGGAGGCGAAGTCATAAATAA
- a CDS encoding MBL fold metallo-hydrolase: protein MELTFLVDNNSLIGTQFLAEPALSMFIQDGDKNILFDAGYSNAFMINAQRKGIDLLDLDWIALSHGHFDHTWGLDYLIRHHFEAAVHKQPHSRPRLVAHPQAFTSKRKNAVPELGMLLAEEKLSHQFDLTLTEKPVWLTDTLVTLGEIERIMDFEPPAPLGERMEESGPVPDDIPDDTALACVTNSGLVVISGCAHAGICNTVEQAKRITGVDTVRTVLGGFHLQQAKPERLAPTTDYLAALNLENLYACHCTDLAAKIAMATKCPLKEVGSGLTLQF, encoded by the coding sequence ATGGAACTGACTTTTCTCGTAGACAACAACTCGCTCATCGGCACCCAATTCCTGGCTGAACCCGCCCTGTCCATGTTTATTCAGGATGGCGACAAAAACATACTTTTCGATGCCGGATATTCCAACGCCTTTATGATCAATGCCCAGCGAAAAGGCATCGATCTGCTCGATCTGGACTGGATTGCCCTGTCCCACGGACATTTCGACCACACATGGGGATTGGATTATCTGATTCGCCATCACTTTGAAGCGGCTGTCCACAAACAGCCCCACTCCCGCCCTCGTCTCGTGGCCCATCCGCAGGCTTTCACCTCCAAACGCAAAAATGCCGTGCCGGAACTGGGCATGCTGCTGGCAGAGGAAAAACTCTCTCACCAGTTTGACCTGACCCTGACCGAAAAACCGGTCTGGCTCACGGACACACTGGTCACTCTTGGCGAGATCGAGCGAATCATGGATTTCGAACCGCCCGCTCCGCTGGGTGAACGCATGGAAGAAAGCGGCCCGGTGCCTGACGACATTCCCGACGACACGGCCCTGGCCTGCGTCACGAATTCAGGTCTGGTCGTCATATCAGGATGCGCCCACGCCGGCATCTGCAACACCGTGGAACAGGCAAAACGCATCACAGGCGTGGACACAGTCCGCACGGTCCTCGGCGGCTTCCACCTTCAGCAGGCCAAACCGGAGCGGCTCGCCCCGACCACGGACTATCTTGCCGCGTTGAATCTGGAAAATCTCTACGCCTGCCACTGCACTGACCTTGCCGCCAAGATAGCCATGGCAACGAAATGTCCACTCAAGGAAGTCGGATCAGGACTGACACTGCAATTCTAA
- a CDS encoding phage capsid protein, with product MRKCFVYHRNAAGLAEGQKVKAFVDWVPEKAAHLVDHMLSAGACLIDPDGVIEIQCDDDAVIV from the coding sequence GTGCGCAAGTGCTTTGTCTACCACCGCAATGCCGCCGGTCTGGCCGAGGGGCAGAAGGTCAAGGCGTTTGTGGATTGGGTGCCGGAAAAGGCCGCCCATCTGGTGGATCACATGCTCAGCGCTGGCGCCTGCCTTATCGACCCGGACGGTGTCATCGAAATCCAGTGCGACGACGACGCGGTGATCGTCTAG